One segment of Hemicordylus capensis ecotype Gifberg chromosome 8, rHemCap1.1.pri, whole genome shotgun sequence DNA contains the following:
- the LOC128333769 gene encoding NXPE family member 1-like isoform X2, translating to MEILQEEEVIIRISLAPAMGKKMFFSLLLLSLIILSYNIHRFKIKNSILRSVIKQLETKPVVTDADGRRSKWLLEDGTVSRYRMEWARKDQEVDGILTRLDQMMPNVSFTDINTTTSAKHSKATILGRKDSYCVGEHLMVQLDLYDHLGKRKAYGGDFLRARIHSPHLKAGASGRIEDYQNGTYLVNFTLFWEGSVRVSLLLIHPSEGVAALWAARKKGYEKIAFTGQFLNATRSVFSECGFKITQSAQLCEYLDERDQEAFYCVKPENVPCEALVQLKSENTPISYLTALEQSLLQRSNVGVEIPQHLGEIRVLPCNRTRQVPSKKCAVGMSSPSPSGFVWQDHWHPVFCSVSTFETSVQINSCLKRKLVYFMGDSTVRQWLWNLTKRVSTLKYLDIHKFGNLKNGLAMDVSRSILIQFKKHGHPYVSSHAYTVTDHSYIAREIDSVAGDKDTAVVISLGQHFRPFPLELFVRRLINVRAAIQRLLLRSPETRVIIKAENIREMDAEPERFGDFHGYTQYLAAKDVFRGLNVGMVDAWDMTLASATSNVHPPHYVVGNQVEMFLTYIC from the exons atggaaatcctgcaagaagagg AGGTGATCATCAGAATATCATTGgctcctgcaatggggaagaaaatGTTCTTCAGCCTTCTGCTTTTAAgcctcatcatcctcagctataatATTCACAGATTTAAGATCAAG AACTCCATCCTCAGAAGTGTCATCAAGCAGTTAGAAACAAAGCCAGTTGTTACAGATGCGG ATGGCAGGAGGAGCAAGTGGCTGTTGGAAGATGGTACTGTAAGCCGCTATAGGATGGAGTGGGCCAGAAAGGATCAAGAAGTAGATGGCATTCTTACAAGACTGGACCAGATGATGCCCAATGTCTCTTTCACGGACATCAACACCACCACAAGCGCCAAGCACAGCAAGGCCACCATCTTAGGCCGCAAGGACTCTTACTGTGTCGGAGAGCACTTGATGGTCCAACTGGATCTGTACGACCATTTGGGGAAGAGAAAGGCGTACGGAGGGGACTTCTTGAGGGCAAGGATCCATTCACCGCATCTCAAGGCCGGAGCTTCTGGGCGTATCGAAGACTATCAGAATGGGACGTACTTGGTCAATTTCACTTTGTTCTGGGAAGGAAGCGTCAGAGTCTCCCTCTTGCTCATCCACCCCAGCGAAGGGGTCGCTGCCCTGTGGGCAGCCAGGAAGAAAGGCTACGAGAAAATAGCTTTCACGGGCCAGTTTTTAAATGCAACAAGAAGTGTTTTCTCCGAATGTGGTTTTAAGATAACCCAAAGTGCACAACTTTGTGAGTATCTAGACGAGAGAGACCAAGAGGCCTTCTACTGTGTGAAACCAGAGAATGTACCCTGCGAAGCTTTAGTCCAGCTGAAGTCCGAGAACACACCCATCTCCTACCTCACAGCCTTGGAACAGAGTCTTTTACAAAG GAGCAACGTCGGGGTCGAGATCCCTCAGCATTTGGGGGAGATTCGAGTCTTACCCTGCAACA GGACCAGGCAGGTGCCAAGCAAGAAATGTGCGGTTGGGAtgagctccccttcccccagtggCTTTGTGTGGCAGGACCACTGGCACCCCGTTTTCTGCAGTGTGTCCACTTTCGAGACCTCAGTGCAAATCAACTCCTGCTTGAAACGGAAACTGGTTTACTTCATGGGGGACTCAACGGTGCGGCAATGGCTGTGGAATCTCACCAAAAGAGTGAGCA CCCTAAAATACTTGGACATACATAAATTTGGGAACTTAAAGAATGGACTTGCTATGGATGTATCTAGGAGCATTCTAATCCAATTCAAGAAACATGGCCATCCCTATGTCAGCTCCCATGCCTACACCGTGACAGATCACAGCTACATTGCACGGGAAATCGACAGCGTGGCAGGCGACAAGGACACAGCCGTGGTCATTTCCCTGGGACAACACTTCCGCCCATTCCCCCTTGAGCTCTTTGTTCGAAGATTGATCAATGTGCGGGCTGCCATCCAGCGCCTCCTCCTGAGGAGCCCAGAGACAAGGGTCATCATCAAAGCAGAGAACATCCGCGAGATGGACGCAGAGCCGGAGCGATTTGGTGACTTCCATGGCTACACCCAATACCTTGCAGCCAAGGATGTCTTCCGGGGTCTCAACGTTGGCATGGTCGATGCCTGGGACATGACTCTTGCCTCTGCCACAAGCAATGTTCACCCGCCACATTATGTTGTTGGGAACCAAGTCGAGATGTTTTTAACTTATATCTGTTGA
- the LOC128333769 gene encoding NXPE family member 2-like isoform X3 — translation MWESDSLEKHCNLLLMKRWQNSAIFPSKFITLWQNSDSNHNGIVSLQNLVNDSFSLHAEELHPQKCHQAVRNKASCYRCGSNVGVEIPQHLGEIRVLPCNRTRQVPSKKCAVGMSSPSPSGFVWQDHWHPVFCSVSTFETSVQINSCLKRKLVYFMGDSTVRQWLWNLTKRVSTLKYLDIHKFGNLKNGLAMDVSRSILIQFKKHGHPYVSSHAYTVTDHSYIAREIDSVAGDKDTAVVISLGQHFRPFPLELFVRRLINVRAAIQRLLLRSPETRVIIKAENIREMDAEPERFGDFHGYTQYLAAKDVFRGLNVGMVDAWDMTLASATSNVHPPHYVVGNQVEMFLTYIC, via the exons aTGTGGGAGTCAGACTCCTTGGAAAAGCACTGCAACTTGCTTTTGATGAAAAGATGGCAAAATTCTGCCATCTTTCCATCAAAATTCATCACACTCTGGCAGAATTCTGattccaaccacaatggcattgtTTCTTTGCAAAATCTTGTTAACGATTCTTTCTCACTGCACGCTGAAGAACTCCATCCTCAGAAGTGTCATCAAGCAGTTAGAAACAAAGCCAGTTGTTACAGATGCGG GAGCAACGTCGGGGTCGAGATCCCTCAGCATTTGGGGGAGATTCGAGTCTTACCCTGCAACA GGACCAGGCAGGTGCCAAGCAAGAAATGTGCGGTTGGGAtgagctccccttcccccagtggCTTTGTGTGGCAGGACCACTGGCACCCCGTTTTCTGCAGTGTGTCCACTTTCGAGACCTCAGTGCAAATCAACTCCTGCTTGAAACGGAAACTGGTTTACTTCATGGGGGACTCAACGGTGCGGCAATGGCTGTGGAATCTCACCAAAAGAGTGAGCA CCCTAAAATACTTGGACATACATAAATTTGGGAACTTAAAGAATGGACTTGCTATGGATGTATCTAGGAGCATTCTAATCCAATTCAAGAAACATGGCCATCCCTATGTCAGCTCCCATGCCTACACCGTGACAGATCACAGCTACATTGCACGGGAAATCGACAGCGTGGCAGGCGACAAGGACACAGCCGTGGTCATTTCCCTGGGACAACACTTCCGCCCATTCCCCCTTGAGCTCTTTGTTCGAAGATTGATCAATGTGCGGGCTGCCATCCAGCGCCTCCTCCTGAGGAGCCCAGAGACAAGGGTCATCATCAAAGCAGAGAACATCCGCGAGATGGACGCAGAGCCGGAGCGATTTGGTGACTTCCATGGCTACACCCAATACCTTGCAGCCAAGGATGTCTTCCGGGGTCTCAACGTTGGCATGGTCGATGCCTGGGACATGACTCTTGCCTCTGCCACAAGCAATGTTCACCCGCCACATTATGTTGTTGGGAACCAAGTCGAGATGTTTTTAACTTATATCTGTTGA
- the LOC128333769 gene encoding NXPE family member 1-like isoform X1 has translation MCRFMVISNFRSQTLLHYNSHHPQSQWSLAGDDGCCSPTTPGDQNFGNLGLNVSSHLLKSSQYSLNKNLSIKDGRRSKWLLEDGTVSRYRMEWARKDQEVDGILTRLDQMMPNVSFTDINTTTSAKHSKATILGRKDSYCVGEHLMVQLDLYDHLGKRKAYGGDFLRARIHSPHLKAGASGRIEDYQNGTYLVNFTLFWEGSVRVSLLLIHPSEGVAALWAARKKGYEKIAFTGQFLNATRSVFSECGFKITQSAQLCEYLDERDQEAFYCVKPENVPCEALVQLKSENTPISYLTALEQSLLQRSNVGVEIPQHLGEIRVLPCNRTRQVPSKKCAVGMSSPSPSGFVWQDHWHPVFCSVSTFETSVQINSCLKRKLVYFMGDSTVRQWLWNLTKRVSTLKYLDIHKFGNLKNGLAMDVSRSILIQFKKHGHPYVSSHAYTVTDHSYIAREIDSVAGDKDTAVVISLGQHFRPFPLELFVRRLINVRAAIQRLLLRSPETRVIIKAENIREMDAEPERFGDFHGYTQYLAAKDVFRGLNVGMVDAWDMTLASATSNVHPPHYVVGNQVEMFLTYIC, from the exons ATGTGTAGGTTTATGGTCATTTCAAATTTCAGATCCCAGacgttgttgcactacaactcccaccatccccagtcacaatggtctttggctggggatgatggatgttgtagtcccacaacacctGGAGACCAAAATTTTGGGAACCTTGGCTTGAATGTGAGTTCACATTTACTGAAGAGTAGTCAGTACTCTTTAAACAAAAACCTTTCCATCAAAGATGGCAGGAGGAGCAAGTGGCTGTTGGAAGATGGTACTGTAAGCCGCTATAGGATGGAGTGGGCCAGAAAGGATCAAGAAGTAGATGGCATTCTTACAAGACTGGACCAGATGATGCCCAATGTCTCTTTCACGGACATCAACACCACCACAAGCGCCAAGCACAGCAAGGCCACCATCTTAGGCCGCAAGGACTCTTACTGTGTCGGAGAGCACTTGATGGTCCAACTGGATCTGTACGACCATTTGGGGAAGAGAAAGGCGTACGGAGGGGACTTCTTGAGGGCAAGGATCCATTCACCGCATCTCAAGGCCGGAGCTTCTGGGCGTATCGAAGACTATCAGAATGGGACGTACTTGGTCAATTTCACTTTGTTCTGGGAAGGAAGCGTCAGAGTCTCCCTCTTGCTCATCCACCCCAGCGAAGGGGTCGCTGCCCTGTGGGCAGCCAGGAAGAAAGGCTACGAGAAAATAGCTTTCACGGGCCAGTTTTTAAATGCAACAAGAAGTGTTTTCTCCGAATGTGGTTTTAAGATAACCCAAAGTGCACAACTTTGTGAGTATCTAGACGAGAGAGACCAAGAGGCCTTCTACTGTGTGAAACCAGAGAATGTACCCTGCGAAGCTTTAGTCCAGCTGAAGTCCGAGAACACACCCATCTCCTACCTCACAGCCTTGGAACAGAGTCTTTTACAAAG GAGCAACGTCGGGGTCGAGATCCCTCAGCATTTGGGGGAGATTCGAGTCTTACCCTGCAACA GGACCAGGCAGGTGCCAAGCAAGAAATGTGCGGTTGGGAtgagctccccttcccccagtggCTTTGTGTGGCAGGACCACTGGCACCCCGTTTTCTGCAGTGTGTCCACTTTCGAGACCTCAGTGCAAATCAACTCCTGCTTGAAACGGAAACTGGTTTACTTCATGGGGGACTCAACGGTGCGGCAATGGCTGTGGAATCTCACCAAAAGAGTGAGCA CCCTAAAATACTTGGACATACATAAATTTGGGAACTTAAAGAATGGACTTGCTATGGATGTATCTAGGAGCATTCTAATCCAATTCAAGAAACATGGCCATCCCTATGTCAGCTCCCATGCCTACACCGTGACAGATCACAGCTACATTGCACGGGAAATCGACAGCGTGGCAGGCGACAAGGACACAGCCGTGGTCATTTCCCTGGGACAACACTTCCGCCCATTCCCCCTTGAGCTCTTTGTTCGAAGATTGATCAATGTGCGGGCTGCCATCCAGCGCCTCCTCCTGAGGAGCCCAGAGACAAGGGTCATCATCAAAGCAGAGAACATCCGCGAGATGGACGCAGAGCCGGAGCGATTTGGTGACTTCCATGGCTACACCCAATACCTTGCAGCCAAGGATGTCTTCCGGGGTCTCAACGTTGGCATGGTCGATGCCTGGGACATGACTCTTGCCTCTGCCACAAGCAATGTTCACCCGCCACATTATGTTGTTGGGAACCAAGTCGAGATGTTTTTAACTTATATCTGTTGA
- the LOC128333770 gene encoding nicotinamide N-methyltransferase-like isoform X2 — protein MAAFTGGDVYQAEFDPKAYLEYFRFGEGTLGDEDLEFALRGFCETFASGQLKGDTLIDIGSGPTIHQLLSACESFENIIASDYADQNCQEMERWLKNEPGAFDWTPVVKDQWLEKEAKLRRAVKQVLKCDVHRSNPLDPVTLPRVDCLVSKECLEAACKDHHSYRAALNNLSALLKLGGHLVLSGVLGCSFYMVGPHQFSSLVLTEEFLREALSTSGFAIVKFQTEPRRAQTMFEVCDFSGKYFLVARKEKEP, from the exons atggcagcgTTCACTGGAGGAGACGTTTACCAGGCTGAGTTTGATCCCAAAGCCTACCTGGAATACTTCAGGTTTGGGGAAGGCACTTTGGGGGATGAAGACCTGGAATTCGCTCTGCGGGGCTTTTGTGAAACTTTTGCTTCAG GGCAACTGAAAGGAGACACCCTGATTGACATCGGCAGCGGCCCCACCATCCACCAACTCCTCTCTGCCTGCGAGTCCTTTGAGAACATCATTGCCTCCGATTATGCCGATCAGAACTGCCAGGAAATGGAGAGGTGGCTGAAGAATGAACCGGGAGCTTTTGACTGGACCCCGGTTGTGAA GGACCAATGGCTAGAGAAGGAGGCAAAGCTGAGAAGAGCCGTCAAACAAGTTCTGAAATGTGATGTCCACCGCAGCAACCCACTGGATCCAGTGACTTTGCCCCGCGTTGACTGCCTGGTCTCCAAAGAGTGTCTGGAAGCTGCCTGCAAGGACCACCACAGCTACCGGGCGGCTCTTAACAACCTGAGCGCTCTGCTCAAGCTCGGGGGGCACCTGGTGCTCAGTGGAGTCCTGGGGTGCAGCTTCTACATGGTCGGTCCCCATCAGTTCTCCAGTTTGGTCCTGACCGAGGAGTTCTTGAGGGAGGCTCTCAGCACAAGTGGGTTTGCCATTGTCAAATTCCAGACGGAACCCAGGAGAGCCCAAACCATGTTTGAGGTCTGTGATTTCTCTGGGAAGTACTTCCTTGTTGCACGCAAGGAGAAGGAGCCATGA
- the LOC128333770 gene encoding nicotinamide N-methyltransferase-like isoform X1, with protein sequence MAAFTGGDVYQAEFDPKAYLEYFRFGEGTLGDEDLEFALRGFCETFASGQLKGDTLIDIGSGPTIHQLLSACESFENIIASDYADQNCQEMERWLKNEPGAFDWTPVVKYVCVLEGNRDQWLEKEAKLRRAVKQVLKCDVHRSNPLDPVTLPRVDCLVSKECLEAACKDHHSYRAALNNLSALLKLGGHLVLSGVLGCSFYMVGPHQFSSLVLTEEFLREALSTSGFAIVKFQTEPRRAQTMFEVCDFSGKYFLVARKEKEP encoded by the exons atggcagcgTTCACTGGAGGAGACGTTTACCAGGCTGAGTTTGATCCCAAAGCCTACCTGGAATACTTCAGGTTTGGGGAAGGCACTTTGGGGGATGAAGACCTGGAATTCGCTCTGCGGGGCTTTTGTGAAACTTTTGCTTCAG GGCAACTGAAAGGAGACACCCTGATTGACATCGGCAGCGGCCCCACCATCCACCAACTCCTCTCTGCCTGCGAGTCCTTTGAGAACATCATTGCCTCCGATTATGCCGATCAGAACTGCCAGGAAATGGAGAGGTGGCTGAAGAATGAACCGGGAGCTTTTGACTGGACCCCGGTTGTGAAGTATGTGTGCGTGCTGGAGGGAAACAG GGACCAATGGCTAGAGAAGGAGGCAAAGCTGAGAAGAGCCGTCAAACAAGTTCTGAAATGTGATGTCCACCGCAGCAACCCACTGGATCCAGTGACTTTGCCCCGCGTTGACTGCCTGGTCTCCAAAGAGTGTCTGGAAGCTGCCTGCAAGGACCACCACAGCTACCGGGCGGCTCTTAACAACCTGAGCGCTCTGCTCAAGCTCGGGGGGCACCTGGTGCTCAGTGGAGTCCTGGGGTGCAGCTTCTACATGGTCGGTCCCCATCAGTTCTCCAGTTTGGTCCTGACCGAGGAGTTCTTGAGGGAGGCTCTCAGCACAAGTGGGTTTGCCATTGTCAAATTCCAGACGGAACCCAGGAGAGCCCAAACCATGTTTGAGGTCTGTGATTTCTCTGGGAAGTACTTCCTTGTTGCACGCAAGGAGAAGGAGCCATGA